Within Myceligenerans xiligouense, the genomic segment TCAGCGCACCGCGCTCGTCGTCCTGCTCACCGCGAGCTTCACCCTCGCCGTCGATTTCTCCATCCTGAACGTCGCCCTCCCCACCATCGGCGCCGACGTCGGCTTCGGCATCGCCAACCTGCAGTGGATCGCCACCGCCTTCGCCCTCTGCTCGGCCGGGTTCACCCTTCTCATGGGGCGCGTCGCCGACATCGCCGGCCGGCGCCGCATGTTCCTCATCGGCATGGTGCTCCTGGGTGCGGGCTCCCTCGCCGGCGGCCTGGCCACGACGCCGGCCGTCCTGCTCGTCGCGCGCGTCGCGCAGGGCTTCGCCACGGCCATCGTGGTCCCCGCCGCACTGGCGCTGCTCATCGGCACCTTCGCGGAAGGCCGTGCCCGCGACAAGGCGCTGGGCCTCAACGGGTCCCTCATGGCCGCCGGATTCACCACCGGCGCGATCCTCGGCGGACTCCTCACCGACCTGCTGTCCTGGCGGTGGGCCTTCTTCATCAACGTCCCCATCGCCATCGCGGTACTGGTGGTCGCACCGATCGTCCTCAAGGAAGGCCGCAGCGAGAACCGTCCCCGCCTCGACGTGCCCGGCGCCGTGTTCGTCACCCTCGGCCTGCTCGCCCTCGTCTTCGGGCTCACCAACGCCGCCGAGAGCTCCTGGACCGACCCCCTCACCCTCGGGGCGCTCGCGGCGTCCGTGTGCCTGCTGGCCGTGTTCGTCGCCGTCGAGCGAGCCGTGTCCCATCCCCTCATCCCGCTGGGGATGCTCACCCGGTCCAACGTGGCGTGGGGCAACATCGCCGGGTTCCTCGCCTTCGCCACCGAGACCTCCCTCGTGTTCCTCCTGACCATCTACCTGCAGAAGGTGCTGGACTACACCCCCCTGGCG encodes:
- a CDS encoding MFS transporter; amino-acid sequence: MTTDQAPASETAGETTTTGDARMTRRQRTALVVLLTASFTLAVDFSILNVALPTIGADVGFGIANLQWIATAFALCSAGFTLLMGRVADIAGRRRMFLIGMVLLGAGSLAGGLATTPAVLLVARVAQGFATAIVVPAALALLIGTFAEGRARDKALGLNGSLMAAGFTTGAILGGLLTDLLSWRWAFFINVPIAIAVLVVAPIVLKEGRSENRPRLDVPGAVFVTLGLLALVFGLTNAAESSWTDPLTLGALAASVCLLAVFVAVERAVSHPLIPLGMLTRSNVAWGNIAGFLAFATETSLVFLLTIYLQKVLDYTPLAAGLSFAVLGLGTVIGGLLGPKVVGRFGNKAAIVGGFLVQAAATLPLVLISESGNSIWLILVATFVGGVANLVVIVGFMITATTDVPESEHGLATGLTTMSQQVGITMGTPVMSAVLTAVVLASTGVPEATAVLDGVTTAVWVNGGLCIVAAVAVAAFLRRRAAF